In Rhinatrema bivittatum chromosome 1, aRhiBiv1.1, whole genome shotgun sequence, a single genomic region encodes these proteins:
- the STOML2 gene encoding stomatin-like protein 2, mitochondrial, which produces MLRSVSLARGLLRPQNCRRRLPVEWISAAQQRCSSSLPMNTVVLFVPQQEAWVVERMGKFHRILEPGLNILIPFLDRIRYVQSLKEIVINVPEQSAVSLDNVTLQIDGVLYLRILDPYKASYGVEDPEYAVTQLAQTTMRSELGKLTLDKVFRERESLNANIVDAINQASDFWGIRCLRYEIKDIHVPPRVKESMQMQVEAERKKRAMVLESEGTRESAINVAEGKKQAQILASEAEKAEQINRAAGEANAILATAKARGEALRVLSEALMEQNGNAAASLTIAEQYVSAFSKLAQESNTILLPSNTGDISSMVAQAMGIYGTLTKPLIQKSQGSPLSDGDTGRLQNAKPLDPEETDSTYSRARSLGE; this is translated from the exons ATGCTGCGCTCCGTGAGCCTAGCGCGAGGCCTCTTGCGGCCACAG AATTGCAGGCGTCGTTTGCCAGTGGAATGGATATCTGCAGCCCAGCAGCGATGCTCCTCCAGCCTGCCCATGAATACCGTGGTGCTCTTTGTCCCCCAGCAGGAGGCTTGGGTGGTGGAGCGGATGGGCAAGTTCCACAGGATATTGGAACCG GGTTTAAACATCCTGATCCCCTTCCTGGATCGGATCAGGTATGTCCAGAGCCTGAAGGAAATCGTCATCAACGTTCCCGAGCAGTCGGCAGTCTCGCTCG ATAATGTTACGTTACAGATTGATGGTGTGCTCTACCTTCGGATCCTGGACCCCTACAAG GCGAGCTACGGCGTGGAAGATCCTGAATACGCAGTTACGCAGTTGGCACAGACCACGATGAGGTCCGAGCTGGGGAAACTCACTTTAGACAAGGTCTTCCGG GAGCGGGAGTCTCTGAACGCCAACATCGTGGACGCCATCAACCAGGCCTCTGACTTTTGGGGGATCCGCTGCCTGCGCTATGAGATCAAAGACATCCATGTGCCCCCACGAGTGAAGGAATCCATGCAGATGCAG GTGGAGGCTGAGCGGAAGAAGAGAGCCATGGTGCTGGAGTCGGAGGGCACCAGGGAGTCGGCCATTAACGTGGCCGAGGGAAAGAAGCAGGCTCAGATCTTGGCATCCGAGGCTGAGAAAGCAGAACAGATCAACAGAGCTGCAG GTGAGGCCAATGCCATCTTGGCCACAGCCAAGGCGCGAGGAGAGGCCCTGCGAGTCCTTTCTGAAGCACTGATGGAGCAG AATGGCAACGCCGCGGCATCCCTGACGATAGCGGAGCAATACGTGTCTGCTTTCTCCAAGCTCGCGCAGGAGTCCAACACCATCCTCCTGCCCTCCAACACTGGAGACATCTCCAGCATGGTCGCACAG GCGATGGGCATTTATGGGACACTGACCAAACCCTTGATTCAGAAGAGCCAAGGCTCCCCATTGTCTGACGGCGACACAGGGAGACTGCAGAACGCGAAGCCTTTAGATCCGGAGGAAACTGACTCCACCTACAGCCGTGCCCGGAGCTTGGGCGAATGA